Proteins found in one Pectobacterium atrosepticum genomic segment:
- a CDS encoding bifunctional 4-hydroxy-2-oxoglutarate aldolase/2-dehydro-3-deoxy-phosphogluconate aldolase yields MKNWKTSAEQILTTGPVVPVIVVNKLEHAVPMAKALVAGGVRVLELTLRTDCAIDAIRAIAKEVPEAIVGAGTVTNPQQLAAVVEAGAQFAISPGLTEPLLKAAIEGNIPLIPGISTVSELMLGMDYGLREFKFFPAEANGGVKALQAIGGPFAHIRFCPTGGITPNNYRDYLALKSVLCVGGSWLVPNDALESGDYARITELAREAVAGAKA; encoded by the coding sequence ATGAAAAACTGGAAAACGAGCGCGGAACAGATTTTGACAACGGGTCCCGTTGTTCCTGTGATTGTGGTCAACAAACTGGAACACGCTGTGCCGATGGCAAAAGCGTTAGTCGCGGGCGGCGTTCGCGTTCTGGAACTGACATTGCGTACCGACTGTGCCATCGACGCGATCCGTGCGATTGCGAAAGAAGTGCCAGAGGCCATAGTCGGTGCGGGTACGGTGACAAACCCTCAGCAACTGGCTGCGGTGGTTGAAGCCGGTGCACAGTTTGCCATCAGCCCCGGTCTGACCGAGCCGCTGTTGAAAGCCGCGATAGAAGGCAACATCCCGTTGATTCCAGGTATCAGCACCGTGTCTGAACTGATGCTGGGTATGGATTACGGCCTGCGTGAGTTCAAATTCTTCCCAGCAGAAGCTAATGGCGGCGTGAAAGCGCTCCAGGCAATTGGGGGGCCGTTTGCTCATATCCGTTTCTGCCCGACTGGTGGCATTACGCCGAATAACTACCGCGATTATCTGGCGCTGAAAAGCGTGCTGTGCGTTGGTGGCTCTTGGTTGGTACCGAACGATGCACTGGAAAGTGGTGATTACGCGCGTATTACTGAACTGGCGCGTGAAGCGGTTGCAGGCGCAAAAGCCTAA
- the znuA gene encoding zinc ABC transporter substrate-binding protein ZnuA, whose product MQQSIQQKKWLKSVFVASALLACGMSISAASAAVITSIRPLGFIASAIADGVTPTEVLLPDGASPHDYALRPSDVQRLQSADLVIWVGPEMEAFLGKPLAKIPSTKQIALSVLPGIKSELEKEAGHDHEDDHGQAHDEHEKGHDHSHAAHDDGDDGHHHGEYNMHIWLSPEMTKQAATAIHAKLLELMPQNKDKLDANLLYFTDKIAQADEKIVKMLAPVQGRGYFVFHDAYGYFEKHYGLNPLGYFTVNPEIQPGAQRLHQIRTQLVEHKAVCVFAEPQFRPAVINAVAKGTDVRSGVLDPLGSNIALGRDSYADFLLQLSNQYVSCLEEKS is encoded by the coding sequence ATGCAGCAATCTATTCAGCAAAAAAAATGGTTAAAAAGTGTGTTTGTTGCCAGTGCGCTACTCGCATGCGGGATGTCAATCAGCGCGGCATCCGCTGCGGTAATTACGTCAATTCGTCCTTTAGGGTTCATTGCGTCGGCCATTGCCGATGGTGTGACGCCAACCGAGGTTTTGTTACCTGATGGCGCGTCGCCTCACGATTATGCCTTGCGCCCGTCTGATGTCCAGCGTTTACAGTCTGCCGATCTGGTGATTTGGGTCGGGCCGGAAATGGAAGCTTTCCTTGGGAAACCGTTAGCGAAAATTCCATCCACAAAACAGATCGCGCTTTCCGTACTACCCGGCATTAAATCTGAGCTGGAAAAAGAAGCCGGACACGATCATGAAGATGACCATGGGCAGGCACATGATGAGCATGAAAAAGGCCACGATCATAGCCATGCGGCCCATGATGACGGCGACGATGGTCACCATCATGGCGAGTACAATATGCACATTTGGCTCTCACCGGAGATGACAAAACAGGCGGCAACCGCCATTCATGCAAAATTATTGGAACTTATGCCTCAGAATAAGGACAAACTAGACGCGAATCTGCTTTATTTTACGGATAAAATTGCGCAAGCAGATGAAAAAATTGTTAAGATGCTAGCGCCTGTGCAGGGTAGAGGCTATTTCGTGTTTCATGATGCCTATGGCTACTTTGAGAAACACTACGGGTTAAATCCCTTGGGTTACTTTACGGTTAACCCCGAAATTCAGCCCGGTGCACAGCGTTTACATCAAATACGAACACAGTTGGTTGAGCACAAAGCCGTATGCGTTTTTGCTGAACCACAATTCAGGCCAGCCGTTATTAATGCTGTTGCCAAGGGAACCGACGTGCGCTCGGGTGTGCTCGATCCATTGGGAAGCAACATTGCACTGGGTAGAGATAGCTATGCCGATTTCTTGTTGCAGCTATCGAACCAGTATGTGAGCTGTCTGGAGGAAAAATCATGA
- the msbB gene encoding lauroyl-Kdo(2)-lipid IV(A) myristoyltransferase → MEKEKKSNAEFVPQFQRAFFHPRYWGVWLGVGVMALTAYIPARLRNPVLGGLGRFVGRISKGARRRARINLLYCMPELTEAQRETIIDDMFATAPQSMIMMVEVGIRNPKKIEKYVRWHGEDILERIKAQEKNVIFLVPHGWGVDIPAMLLTSRGQRMAAMFHNQKNALVDYWWNRLRRRFGGRIHARNDGIKPFISSVRSGCWGYYLPDQDHGPEHSEFVDFFATYKATLPAVGRLMKVCRADIVPLFPVYNAKDGCLDVFIRPPMDDLAEADDAYIARRMNEEVEILVRPNPEQYTWILKLLKTRKPGEIEPYCRDELYRNKK, encoded by the coding sequence ATGGAAAAAGAAAAAAAATCGAACGCTGAATTTGTTCCCCAGTTTCAACGCGCCTTTTTTCATCCGCGCTATTGGGGTGTTTGGTTAGGCGTTGGCGTGATGGCACTTACTGCCTATATTCCCGCTCGGTTAAGAAACCCAGTATTGGGTGGGTTAGGGCGTTTTGTCGGGAGAATATCAAAAGGTGCTCGCCGCCGTGCCCGCATTAATCTGCTGTATTGCATGCCAGAGTTAACGGAAGCACAGCGCGAAACCATCATCGATGACATGTTTGCGACAGCGCCTCAGTCGATGATCATGATGGTTGAAGTGGGAATTCGTAACCCAAAGAAAATCGAAAAATATGTTCGTTGGCACGGCGAAGACATTCTTGAACGTATTAAAGCGCAAGAGAAAAACGTGATTTTTTTGGTTCCGCATGGATGGGGTGTTGATATTCCTGCGATGTTGCTGACTTCTCGCGGACAGCGCATGGCGGCAATGTTCCATAATCAGAAGAATGCGCTGGTGGATTATTGGTGGAATCGGCTACGCCGTCGTTTTGGTGGACGCATTCATGCTCGCAATGACGGTATTAAGCCGTTTATCAGCTCCGTACGCTCTGGATGCTGGGGGTATTACTTACCCGATCAAGATCACGGCCCTGAGCATAGCGAGTTCGTTGATTTCTTTGCAACCTATAAGGCAACGCTACCTGCTGTCGGACGGCTGATGAAAGTGTGTCGCGCTGATATCGTACCGTTGTTTCCGGTATATAACGCCAAAGATGGTTGCCTGGATGTGTTTATTCGTCCGCCGATGGACGATTTGGCGGAAGCGGATGATGCATATATTGCACGGCGCATGAATGAAGAAGTGGAAATTCTGGTCAGACCGAACCCTGAACAGTACACCTGGATTCTGAAGCTGTTGAAAACCCGCAAGCCGGGTGAGATTGAGCCATATTGTCGGGATGAGTTGTATCGCAACAAGAAGTGA
- a CDS encoding formate-dependent phosphoribosylglycinamide formyltransferase: MLTIGTALRADATRVMLLGSGELGKEVAIECQRLGIEVIAVDRYADAPAMQVAHRSHVINMLDGDALKALVEAERPDYIVPEIEAIATDMLVTLENQGHHVVPCAEATRLTMNREGIRRLAAETLGVPTSTYRFADSEERFHQAVEAIGYPCIVKPVMSSSGKGQSLIRSAEQLAQAWVYAQQGGRAGGGRVIVEGLVNFDFEITLLTIHAVDGIHFCAPIGHRQEDGDYRESWQPQRMSALAQERAQKMASDVVKALGGYGLFGVELFVCGDEVIFSEVSPRPHDTGMVTMISQDLSEFALHVRAFLGLPIGAVRQYGASASAVILPELDSDNVRYQELESALLPHTQIRLFGKPDISGKRRMGVALASAETTDDAIEIAKRVAASVKVSG; encoded by the coding sequence ATGTTAACGATTGGAACCGCCCTGCGTGCGGACGCCACACGAGTGATGCTGCTTGGCTCCGGTGAATTAGGCAAAGAAGTGGCGATTGAGTGTCAGCGCCTTGGAATCGAAGTGATTGCGGTCGATCGCTATGCGGATGCACCCGCGATGCAAGTTGCGCATCGCAGCCACGTCATCAATATGCTGGATGGCGATGCATTAAAAGCGTTGGTTGAAGCCGAACGCCCTGATTACATCGTGCCGGAAATTGAGGCCATCGCTACCGACATGCTGGTCACGCTAGAAAATCAGGGTCACCATGTTGTCCCCTGTGCTGAAGCGACACGCCTGACGATGAATCGTGAAGGTATCCGTCGTCTGGCTGCAGAAACGCTCGGCGTTCCCACATCCACCTATCGTTTTGCCGATAGCGAAGAGCGCTTTCATCAGGCCGTAGAAGCCATTGGCTATCCCTGCATTGTAAAGCCCGTCATGAGTTCATCCGGCAAAGGACAAAGCCTGATTCGCTCCGCTGAGCAGTTAGCGCAGGCATGGGTCTATGCCCAACAGGGTGGACGGGCGGGTGGTGGACGCGTCATCGTTGAAGGGCTAGTTAATTTTGATTTTGAGATTACCCTCCTGACCATCCATGCCGTTGACGGAATTCATTTCTGTGCACCCATCGGCCATCGACAAGAAGACGGTGATTATCGTGAATCCTGGCAGCCACAGCGGATGAGTGCGCTGGCGCAGGAACGCGCACAGAAGATGGCCAGCGATGTTGTGAAAGCGCTTGGCGGCTATGGTCTGTTCGGCGTTGAACTGTTCGTCTGCGGCGATGAGGTTATTTTCAGTGAAGTTTCTCCTCGCCCTCACGATACCGGCATGGTGACGATGATTTCTCAGGATCTGTCCGAGTTTGCCCTGCACGTTCGCGCTTTTCTAGGGCTGCCAATTGGCGCGGTTCGTCAGTATGGCGCATCGGCTTCCGCAGTAATTTTACCGGAATTGGATAGCGACAATGTGCGCTATCAAGAACTGGAAAGCGCACTACTTCCTCATACGCAAATTCGCCTGTTTGGTAAACCAGATATCAGCGGCAAACGCCGTATGGGTGTCGCGTTAGCCAGTGCGGAAACGACAGACGATGCCATTGAAATCGCCAAGCGTGTCGCGGCGAGCGTTAAAGTCAGCGGCTGA
- the zwf gene encoding glucose-6-phosphate dehydrogenase codes for MAVTSTAQACDLVIFGAKGDLARRKLLPSLYQLEKAGHIHADTKIIGVGRADWDKAEYTRVVREALDTFMKEAIDDKLWETLSSRLDFCNLDVEDTKAFNKLGKMLDQKNRTTINYFAMPPSTFGAICKGLGTAGLNKEPARVVMEKPLGTDLASSRAINDQVAEFFNECQVYRIDHYLGKETVLNLLALRFANSLFSSNWDNRTIDHVQITVAEEVGIEGRWGYFDKAGQMRDMIQNHLLQILTMIAMSPPSDLTTDRIRDEKVKVLRSLRRINRSNVHETTVRGQYSSGFVQGHKVPGYLEEEGANKSSSTETFVAIRVDIDDWRWSGVPFYLRTGKRLPTKCSEVVVYFKNPALNLFHDSYQQLPQNKLIIRLQPDEGVEIQILNKIPGLEHKHRLQTVKLDLSFSETFNQQHLADAYERLLLETMRGIQALFVRRDEVEEAWKWVDSIMEAWAMDNDAPKPYQAGSWGPVASVAMITRDGRSWNEFE; via the coding sequence ATGGCGGTAACTTCAACAGCCCAAGCGTGCGATCTGGTTATTTTCGGTGCCAAGGGCGATCTGGCGCGCCGTAAATTGCTGCCTTCCCTGTACCAGTTGGAAAAAGCAGGTCACATCCATGCGGACACCAAAATTATTGGGGTGGGCCGTGCGGATTGGGATAAAGCGGAGTATACCCGCGTCGTGCGCGAAGCGCTTGACACCTTTATGAAAGAAGCCATCGACGATAAGTTGTGGGAAACGCTAAGCAGTCGGCTGGATTTCTGCAATCTTGATGTGGAAGACACGAAAGCTTTCAACAAGCTGGGCAAGATGCTTGACCAGAAAAATCGTACCACGATCAACTATTTTGCGATGCCACCCAGCACATTCGGAGCGATCTGCAAAGGGTTGGGAACCGCAGGGCTGAATAAAGAGCCTGCACGCGTGGTGATGGAGAAACCGCTGGGTACCGATCTGGCGTCTTCCCGTGCCATTAATGATCAGGTCGCGGAATTCTTCAACGAGTGTCAAGTTTACCGTATCGACCACTATCTGGGTAAAGAAACCGTTCTGAACCTGCTGGCGCTGCGTTTTGCCAACTCGCTGTTCTCCTCAAATTGGGACAACAGGACGATCGATCATGTACAGATCACGGTAGCCGAAGAAGTCGGAATTGAAGGACGCTGGGGCTATTTTGATAAAGCCGGCCAGATGCGTGACATGATCCAGAACCACCTGTTACAGATTCTGACGATGATTGCAATGTCGCCGCCGTCTGATTTGACGACCGACCGCATCCGTGATGAAAAAGTAAAAGTGTTGCGCTCGCTGCGTCGTATCAATCGCTCCAATGTGCATGAAACGACGGTGCGTGGCCAATACTCTTCTGGCTTTGTTCAGGGACATAAAGTGCCGGGCTACCTGGAAGAAGAGGGTGCGAACAAAAGCAGCAGCACGGAAACCTTTGTCGCAATTCGTGTCGACATTGATGACTGGCGCTGGTCTGGCGTGCCGTTCTATCTGCGTACCGGTAAACGTCTGCCAACGAAATGTTCAGAAGTGGTGGTGTACTTTAAAAATCCAGCACTGAACCTGTTCCATGATTCTTACCAGCAGTTACCGCAAAACAAACTGATCATCCGTTTGCAGCCGGATGAAGGCGTGGAAATCCAGATTCTGAATAAAATCCCAGGATTAGAGCACAAGCACCGTCTGCAAACGGTGAAGCTGGACCTGAGCTTCTCGGAAACCTTTAATCAGCAGCACTTGGCGGATGCCTATGAGCGTCTGTTGCTGGAAACCATGCGTGGGATTCAGGCGTTGTTCGTTCGCCGTGATGAAGTTGAAGAAGCCTGGAAATGGGTGGATTCCATCATGGAAGCCTGGGCGATGGATAATGATGCGCCGAAGCCGTATCAGGCAGGAAGCTGGGGTCCGGTAGCATCCGTCGCGATGATTACCCGCGATGGCCGTTCCTGGAATGAGTTTGAGTGA
- a CDS encoding MurR/RpiR family transcriptional regulator, with the protein MNMLEKIQSHLELLSKSERKVAEVILSTPQTAIHSSIATLAKMADVSEPTVNRFCRRLETKGFPDFKLHLAQSLANGTPYVNRNVEEDDSVDAYTSKIFESAMAGLEQVKSSLDFAAVNRAVDLLTQAKKISFFGLGASAAVAHDAMNKFFRFNIPVVYFDDIVMQRMSCMNSSDGDVVVLISHTGRTKSLVEMAQLARENDATVIAITSDGTPLAREASLALRLDVPEDTDVYMPMVSRIAQLTLIDVLATGFTLRRGEKFRDNLKRVKEALRESRFDKDERLINPFR; encoded by the coding sequence ATGAATATGCTGGAAAAAATCCAGAGTCACTTAGAACTCTTGAGCAAATCAGAAAGGAAAGTGGCTGAAGTGATTCTGAGCACTCCACAGACGGCCATTCACTCCAGCATCGCGACCTTAGCCAAAATGGCCGACGTGAGCGAGCCAACGGTTAATCGCTTCTGTCGTCGCCTTGAAACTAAAGGTTTTCCCGATTTTAAACTACATCTGGCGCAAAGTCTGGCGAACGGTACACCGTATGTGAACCGTAACGTGGAAGAAGATGACAGCGTTGACGCCTATACCAGTAAAATCTTTGAATCCGCGATGGCTGGCTTAGAGCAGGTAAAATCGAGCCTTGATTTTGCCGCGGTCAACCGCGCTGTGGATTTACTGACGCAGGCGAAGAAAATCTCTTTTTTTGGTCTAGGCGCTTCCGCAGCGGTCGCACACGATGCGATGAACAAATTTTTCCGCTTCAATATCCCCGTCGTTTATTTTGATGACATCGTTATGCAGCGCATGAGTTGCATGAATTCCAGCGACGGTGACGTCGTGGTATTGATCTCCCATACCGGTAGAACCAAAAGTCTGGTCGAAATGGCGCAGTTGGCACGCGAAAACGATGCGACGGTGATCGCCATCACTTCAGACGGCACGCCGCTGGCGCGTGAAGCCTCGCTGGCCTTGCGACTTGACGTGCCTGAAGATACCGATGTCTATATGCCGATGGTATCCCGCATCGCTCAGTTGACGCTAATCGACGTTCTGGCTACGGGGTTCACACTGCGTCGCGGGGAAAAATTTCGTGATAACCTGAAACGGGTCAAAGAGGCCTTGCGTGAATCACGCTTTGATAAAGACGAACGATTGATTAATCCTTTCAGGTGA
- the mepM gene encoding murein DD-endopeptidase MepM, translating into MQQIVRTIALAYNSLPRPHRVMLGSLTVVTLAVAVWRPFVYPHVDDAPAIVKDIDLETSQLRTLTPEASEPIDQPSPDDDIPQDELDDKVADEGGVHEYVVSTGDTLSSILTQYGIDIADVTQLAEQNKDLRNLKIGQQISWTLAENGDLQSLTWQMSRRETRIYERVGADFKERIETLKGEWRNSVLNGRVSGSFVSSAKSAGLTSTEVREVIKALQWQLDFRKLRKDDTFSVLMSREMLDGKSEQSELVGVRLNTGGKDYYAIRAEDGKFYDREGSGLTRGFMRFPTMKQFRISSNFNPRRLNPVTGRVAPHKGVDFAMPVGSPVLAVGDGEVVIAKRSGAAGNYVVIRHGRQYTTRFMHLNRILVKPGQKVKRGDRIGLSGNTGRSTGPHLHYEFWINQQAVNPLTAQLPRSEGLAGKDRRDYLAQVKEVVPQLKFD; encoded by the coding sequence GTGCAGCAGATAGTCCGAACTATCGCTCTGGCGTATAACAGTTTACCTCGGCCCCATCGCGTCATGCTGGGGTCGCTTACCGTTGTGACATTGGCCGTTGCTGTTTGGCGGCCTTTTGTTTACCCCCATGTCGATGATGCTCCCGCCATCGTGAAAGATATCGACCTGGAAACCAGCCAACTGCGTACGCTGACGCCTGAAGCCAGTGAACCGATAGACCAACCCTCGCCAGATGACGACATTCCGCAAGATGAGCTCGATGATAAGGTTGCCGATGAAGGTGGCGTACATGAGTACGTGGTTTCTACGGGTGATACCTTAAGCAGCATTTTGACACAGTACGGTATCGATATCGCGGATGTCACTCAGCTCGCAGAGCAGAATAAAGATTTACGTAACCTGAAAATTGGTCAGCAAATTTCGTGGACTCTGGCAGAAAACGGCGATCTGCAAAGTTTGACCTGGCAGATGTCTCGCCGCGAAACACGTATTTATGAGCGCGTAGGTGCCGATTTCAAAGAGCGTATTGAGACGCTGAAAGGCGAGTGGCGCAACAGTGTTCTGAATGGTCGGGTCAGTGGCAGCTTTGTCAGTAGCGCGAAAAGCGCCGGTTTGACCAGCACAGAAGTGCGGGAAGTGATCAAAGCGCTGCAATGGCAGTTGGATTTCCGTAAGTTACGCAAAGACGACACCTTCTCTGTCCTGATGTCCCGCGAAATGCTCGATGGCAAAAGTGAACAGAGCGAACTGGTCGGCGTTCGTTTGAATACTGGCGGTAAAGACTATTACGCTATTCGGGCAGAAGACGGTAAATTCTACGATCGTGAAGGTTCCGGTTTGACGCGTGGCTTTATGCGTTTTCCGACCATGAAACAATTCCGTATTTCCTCCAACTTCAATCCGCGTCGTTTGAACCCGGTGACTGGGCGTGTTGCGCCGCATAAAGGGGTCGATTTTGCCATGCCAGTCGGTTCGCCAGTTCTGGCCGTCGGGGATGGTGAAGTGGTGATTGCGAAACGCAGCGGTGCAGCGGGTAACTATGTAGTGATTCGTCATGGTCGCCAGTATACGACGCGATTTATGCACCTAAATCGCATATTGGTTAAACCTGGGCAGAAAGTGAAACGTGGCGATCGCATCGGGTTGTCTGGTAACACTGGTCGTTCCACTGGCCCGCACCTGCACTACGAATTCTGGATAAACCAGCAGGCGGTAAACCCGCTGACGGCTCAGCTGCCGCGTTCTGAAGGGCTGGCGGGTAAAGATCGTCGTGATTATCTGGCGCAGGTGAAGGAAGTGGTGCCGCAGCTTAAGTTTGATTAA
- the pyk gene encoding pyruvate kinase, with protein sequence MSRRLRRTKIVTTLGPATDRDNNLEKIINAGANVVRMNFSHGTAEDHQLRANKVREIAAKLGRHVAILGDLQGPKIRVSTFKEGKIFLNIGDKFLLDANLAKGEGDKEKVGIDYKGLPSDVVPGDILLLDDGRVQLKVLQVEGLKVYTEVTIGGPLSNNKGINKLGGGLSAEALTEKDKADIITAAKIGVDYLAVSFPRTGEDLNYARRLARDAGCNAKIVSKVERAEAVCSDAAMDDIILASDVVMVARGDLGVEIGDPELVGIQKKLIRRARQLNRAVITATQMMESMITNPMPTRAEVMDVANAVLDGTDAVMLSAETAAGQYPAETVAAMAKVCLGAEKIPSINVSKHRLDVQFDNTEESIAMSSMYAANHLKGVTALIAMTESGRTALMMSRISSGLPIFAMSRHEHTLNLTALYRGVTPVHFDSYTDGVAAANDAVILLRDKGFLMSGDLVIVTQGDIMGTVGTTNTIRILRVE encoded by the coding sequence ATGTCCAGACGGCTCAGAAGAACCAAGATTGTTACCACCCTGGGGCCCGCTACCGACCGCGATAATAATCTCGAAAAGATTATCAATGCGGGCGCTAACGTTGTACGCATGAATTTTTCTCACGGCACAGCAGAAGACCATCAATTACGTGCCAACAAAGTTCGTGAAATTGCGGCTAAATTAGGCCGCCATGTTGCCATTCTTGGCGATCTACAGGGTCCAAAAATTCGTGTTTCTACCTTCAAAGAAGGTAAAATCTTCCTGAATATCGGCGACAAATTCTTGCTGGATGCCAACTTAGCGAAAGGCGAAGGCGATAAAGAAAAAGTCGGGATCGATTACAAAGGCTTGCCGAGCGACGTGGTGCCTGGCGATATCCTGTTACTGGATGACGGCCGCGTACAGCTGAAAGTCCTCCAAGTTGAAGGCCTGAAAGTTTACACCGAAGTCACCATTGGTGGCCCGCTGTCTAACAATAAAGGCATCAACAAACTCGGTGGCGGTCTGTCTGCCGAAGCCCTGACGGAAAAAGATAAAGCCGACATTATTACTGCTGCAAAAATTGGCGTCGACTATCTGGCAGTCTCTTTCCCACGCACCGGTGAAGACCTCAACTACGCACGCCGCCTCGCACGCGACGCAGGCTGTAACGCCAAGATCGTATCAAAAGTTGAACGTGCTGAAGCAGTCTGCTCAGATGCCGCAATGGATGACATTATTCTGGCTTCCGACGTGGTAATGGTCGCAAGGGGCGATCTGGGTGTTGAAATCGGTGACCCTGAGCTGGTAGGGATTCAGAAGAAATTGATTCGCCGTGCCCGTCAGTTGAATCGTGCAGTCATTACGGCCACGCAGATGATGGAATCGATGATCACCAATCCGATGCCGACACGCGCCGAGGTAATGGACGTCGCCAACGCCGTGCTGGATGGCACCGATGCGGTGATGCTCTCAGCAGAAACCGCTGCGGGTCAATATCCGGCTGAAACCGTCGCTGCCATGGCGAAAGTGTGTTTAGGTGCGGAAAAAATCCCAAGCATCAACGTCTCCAAGCATCGCCTTGACGTGCAGTTTGATAACACGGAAGAATCCATCGCGATGTCTTCCATGTATGCAGCCAACCACCTGAAAGGGGTTACTGCACTGATTGCCATGACGGAGTCTGGCCGTACCGCTCTGATGATGTCTCGTATCAGTTCTGGCTTGCCGATTTTCGCCATGTCTCGCCATGAGCACACACTGAACCTGACCGCGCTGTATCGCGGCGTCACACCGGTACATTTCGACAGCTATACGGATGGCGTTGCCGCGGCCAATGATGCGGTGATCCTACTGCGTGATAAAGGGTTCCTGATGTCTGGGGATCTGGTCATCGTCACACAAGGTGACATCATGGGTACCGTAGGCACAACCAACACCATTCGCATTCTGCGCGTGGAATAA